The following are encoded in a window of Thermogemmatispora onikobensis genomic DNA:
- a CDS encoding (2Fe-2S)-binding protein — translation MTTKREITVTVNGQQYRSEVEPRMLLVHYLRDVLDLTGTHIGCDTSQCGACTVLLNGEAVKSCTVLAVQADGCEVTTIEGLAPEGQLHPLQEGFWEKHGLQCGFCTPGMIMAAYQLLKTNPNPSEEEIRKGLEGNICRCTGYQNIVRAVQYAAEKLQAGVSQPVGASE, via the coding sequence ATGACGACGAAGCGCGAAATCACGGTGACTGTGAATGGTCAGCAATACCGTTCAGAGGTCGAACCGCGCATGTTGCTGGTGCATTATTTACGCGATGTGCTGGATCTCACGGGTACGCACATCGGCTGCGACACCTCGCAGTGTGGGGCCTGTACCGTGCTACTCAATGGTGAGGCGGTCAAGTCCTGCACCGTACTGGCCGTGCAGGCGGACGGCTGTGAGGTGACAACCATCGAGGGCCTGGCTCCAGAGGGACAGCTGCATCCGTTGCAGGAAGGTTTTTGGGAGAAGCATGGGCTGCAGTGTGGTTTCTGCACGCCAGGTATGATCATGGCGGCCTACCAGTTGCTGAAGACCAACCCCAACCCGAGCGAAGAGGAGATCCGTAAGGGTCTAGAGGGCAATATCTGCCGCTGCACAGGCTATCAAAATATTGTGCGGGCTGTCCAGTATGCGGCAGAGAAGCTGCAGGCCGGTGTCTCGCAGCCCGTGGGTGCCAGCGAGTAG
- a CDS encoding helix-turn-helix domain-containing protein yields the protein MTSPSPASAATVRNVLTLLASRDAQLVAGAEGLERRVTWALRMRARLPAFESIRGGELALLSLTQLRRLDETLPHLLQTLHREGIAAVAVAAPSIEALGPEAEAMANRLHLPLIYLPASAPLEEIVREVITFVASFRSEVERRATEVAQQLMQLSVQGVGIQGLCEHLARVTGKWVVVQDADYSPRWQVAPPTAQPEGLLPINLPPLQDEDALRQEGLARVVVPILIRHEIVGYLSLIGREQTFDYQERLLLGQVSPILALEFVRERERSEVESRYQLEAFFDVVQGNYQQPEEMQARARLLGHDLTPPQVVVVFELSPQQAAPLAGTIAAGWSRRVREELLRSWPSAWVVAEQHRVTALLPLGNLRTGGGDSRSDHELEQALFSRLERVHSRIQQSTNFLSTSAGSSRSPARDESDPLYSVGVGRIAQQIQGLGQSMREAQQALEIGRRLFGEGRLHSFARLGIYRLLFHLYGHEELTAFYRETLGPLLEHDSRGGELIETLECFFRCNGNLSEAARAMHMHRNSLLYRLERIEELLGQSLEDSELRLSLQIALKIRYMLQER from the coding sequence ATGACTAGCCCGTCCCCTGCTTCGGCGGCGACGGTGCGCAACGTGTTAACCTTGCTCGCTTCCCGCGATGCCCAACTGGTGGCCGGCGCCGAAGGGCTGGAGCGCCGCGTGACCTGGGCCTTGCGAATGCGCGCCCGCCTGCCAGCTTTCGAAAGTATCCGTGGCGGCGAGCTGGCCTTGCTGAGCCTGACTCAGCTGCGCCGTCTCGATGAGACATTGCCACATCTGCTGCAGACACTGCATCGGGAAGGGATCGCCGCAGTGGCGGTCGCTGCCCCTTCGATCGAGGCCCTTGGACCGGAGGCGGAGGCTATGGCCAATCGGCTGCACCTGCCGCTGATCTATCTACCGGCTTCGGCCCCGCTGGAGGAGATTGTGCGCGAGGTGATTACCTTCGTGGCCAGCTTCCGCAGCGAGGTCGAGCGCCGCGCTACCGAGGTGGCTCAGCAGCTGATGCAGCTCAGCGTACAGGGCGTCGGTATCCAGGGCCTCTGTGAGCATCTGGCGCGTGTGACTGGCAAGTGGGTAGTGGTCCAGGACGCGGACTACTCGCCTCGCTGGCAGGTGGCTCCCCCCACCGCCCAGCCAGAGGGCCTGCTACCTATCAACCTGCCTCCTCTACAGGACGAGGATGCTCTGCGCCAGGAGGGCCTGGCGCGCGTCGTGGTCCCGATCCTCATCCGCCACGAGATCGTCGGCTATCTCTCCTTGATTGGCCGGGAACAGACCTTCGATTATCAGGAGCGCCTCCTGCTTGGCCAGGTCTCTCCTATTCTGGCACTGGAGTTTGTGCGTGAGCGCGAGCGCAGCGAGGTGGAGAGCCGCTATCAGCTGGAGGCTTTCTTCGATGTGGTGCAGGGCAACTACCAGCAGCCGGAGGAGATGCAGGCTCGCGCTCGCTTGCTTGGCCACGACCTGACTCCTCCCCAGGTGGTGGTGGTCTTCGAACTCTCCCCCCAGCAGGCAGCCCCTCTGGCCGGAACCATCGCCGCCGGCTGGAGCAGGCGCGTGCGCGAGGAGCTCCTGCGCTCCTGGCCTTCGGCCTGGGTGGTCGCGGAACAGCACCGTGTAACGGCTCTGCTGCCGCTCGGCAACCTGCGCACGGGAGGCGGCGATTCGCGCTCCGACCATGAGCTGGAGCAGGCGCTTTTCTCGCGCCTGGAACGGGTGCATAGTCGGATTCAGCAAAGCACCAATTTTCTGAGCACCTCCGCTGGCAGCTCTCGCTCTCCGGCGCGCGACGAGAGCGATCCTCTCTATTCGGTGGGCGTCGGGCGCATCGCTCAGCAGATCCAGGGCCTCGGACAGTCTATGCGGGAGGCCCAGCAGGCCCTGGAGATTGGGCGCCGCCTCTTCGGCGAGGGCCGCCTCCATTCGTTCGCCCGCCTCGGCATCTATCGCCTCCTCTTCCACCTCTACGGCCACGAGGAGCTGACGGCTTTCTATCGCGAGACGCTCGGCCCGCTGCTGGAACACGACAGCCGCGGCGGCGAGTTGATCGAGACGCTGGAGTGCTTTTTCCGCTGTAATGGCAATCTCAGCGAGGCGGCGCGCGCTATGCATATGCACCGCAACTCGCTGCTCTATCGCCTGGAACGCATCGAGGAATTGCTCGGCCAGTCCCTTGAGGATTCAGAGCTGCGACTCTCTTTGCAAATCGCTCTAAAAATCCGCTATATGCTTCAGGAACGCTGA
- a CDS encoding family 16 glycoside hydrolase → MSPQSEPQHADDLYATLAISAEEARSGTSRMLTLPDGRQLPLTLPAGVQSGQRLSFANQGRRRDDGSYGSLQLTIIVLPGPPVGGLAGRSSEEEVPTQLSSDQLQLAAPAALASSASTVGQTAPPPPHTPGPLPPTLSSPALSRQRPATAERKGTSPRRGLWLIATMVVLLILISSALLLEQQQQQAQEQAHATATSAAATSLVASRQASAVAQATAAAQATASVIAAYPNPYPPGGGRLVLYAPLSDARNSIGWETGVHCIFRSGAYHVVSQDPRFFDQCGNGISYSDFTLEVEMTIVAGDQGGLLFRGANIGDNHYYLFQIGTTGIYTLFAYTGGDQTAELTRGIALNYQRGLGQTNLLALVARGNSLTIYLNHDPVVQVSDGRYRAGELALLAVPLANGGQPTDVAYRHLKVWTF, encoded by the coding sequence ATGTCCCCACAGTCCGAGCCACAGCACGCCGACGATCTCTACGCCACCCTGGCCATTAGCGCTGAGGAGGCCAGAAGCGGTACCAGCCGCATGCTCACCCTTCCCGACGGGCGTCAGCTCCCGCTGACTCTCCCGGCGGGTGTGCAATCGGGCCAGCGCCTTAGCTTTGCCAACCAGGGACGGCGTCGAGACGATGGCAGCTACGGCTCGCTCCAGCTCACGATCATTGTGCTGCCCGGGCCGCCCGTGGGCGGGCTGGCTGGACGCTCCTCAGAGGAAGAAGTCCCTACCCAGCTCAGCAGCGATCAGCTCCAGCTGGCGGCTCCCGCCGCGCTCGCCTCCTCTGCCTCAACAGTGGGGCAGACGGCGCCTCCCCCTCCCCATACGCCGGGTCCCCTTCCGCCGACCCTGTCGTCTCCAGCGCTCTCCCGGCAGCGCCCGGCCACGGCAGAGCGAAAGGGCACCAGCCCGCGCCGTGGCCTCTGGCTGATCGCCACCATGGTTGTACTGCTCATACTGATCAGTAGCGCGCTCCTGCTGGAGCAGCAGCAGCAGCAGGCCCAGGAGCAGGCGCACGCCACGGCCACCAGCGCCGCCGCTACCTCTCTCGTGGCTAGCAGACAGGCCAGCGCGGTGGCCCAGGCCACGGCTGCCGCCCAGGCCACCGCTTCGGTCATCGCCGCCTACCCCAATCCTTACCCACCGGGCGGTGGTAGACTGGTGCTCTATGCCCCCCTGAGCGATGCGCGCAACAGCATCGGCTGGGAAACCGGCGTCCACTGCATCTTCCGCTCCGGGGCCTACCACGTTGTGAGCCAGGACCCACGTTTCTTCGACCAGTGCGGCAACGGCATCAGCTACAGCGATTTCACGCTCGAAGTTGAGATGACCATCGTAGCGGGGGATCAGGGCGGACTGCTCTTCCGTGGAGCGAATATCGGCGACAACCACTATTACCTCTTCCAGATCGGCACCACCGGCATCTATACACTTTTCGCCTACACCGGCGGCGACCAGACCGCGGAGCTGACGCGCGGGATCGCCCTGAACTACCAGCGCGGCCTCGGCCAGACCAATCTCCTGGCGCTCGTGGCTCGCGGCAATAGTCTGACCATCTATCTCAATCACGATCCCGTGGTACAGGTCAGCGATGGACGCTATCGGGCCGGCGAGCTGGCTCTGCTGGCTGTACCGCTGGCCAATGGCGGACAACCAACAGATGTGGCCTATCGCCATCTCAAAGTCTGGACTTTCTAA
- a CDS encoding nicotinate phosphoribosyltransferase produces the protein MHRRAPSVHPGLMTDMYHPDAAYVSWRTGRNGLATFDLYTRSAPFGGAYLLVAGLEAALEFVQSFRYTEEELTFLARIRDYDAAFLDELANLRFTGEILAMPEGSIAFPNEPILRVTAPFREALLLEAGIMQAINLATLIATKASRIVYAAQQGQSRRVAEFAFRRAQEPMTVARAAYIGGCASTSLLNAAYEFRLPATGTVPHALIELFDSEEEAFEAVAQAYNRYTLLLDTYDPRRAIHTAIEVALRAQETLGHTLAAVRIDSGDLVADSLYIREQLDKAGLQQVRILASGDLDEWKILELLQAGAAIDAFGVGTALGSGAGSVERGIAGGSLGAVYKEVWYVDENGTEYPKVKLASEKSTWPGKKEIYRHPQWEEDVVQLAHEPAPVGYHRLLKPVMRNGEMVPGSLPPLSEIRELAQQNLAALPEKYRALTVQEPYPVRFSEGLQVLRRQAARIVGVELPE, from the coding sequence ATGCATCGCCGCGCCCCCAGTGTGCACCCGGGATTAATGACTGACATGTACCATCCAGACGCTGCCTATGTAAGCTGGCGCACCGGTCGCAACGGCCTGGCCACCTTTGACCTCTACACGCGCTCCGCCCCCTTCGGCGGCGCCTATCTCCTCGTCGCCGGCCTGGAGGCCGCGCTCGAATTCGTCCAATCGTTTCGCTATACAGAAGAAGAGCTGACCTTTCTGGCACGCATCCGCGACTATGATGCCGCCTTTCTGGACGAACTGGCAAACCTGCGCTTCACCGGCGAGATCCTCGCTATGCCGGAAGGCTCCATTGCCTTCCCTAACGAGCCAATTCTGCGGGTGACGGCGCCGTTCCGCGAAGCTCTGCTTCTGGAAGCCGGCATTATGCAGGCCATCAATCTGGCGACGCTGATCGCCACCAAGGCCTCGCGCATCGTCTACGCCGCCCAGCAGGGCCAGTCGCGCCGCGTGGCCGAGTTCGCTTTCCGCCGCGCCCAGGAGCCAATGACTGTGGCCCGCGCGGCCTACATCGGCGGCTGCGCCAGCACTTCGCTGCTCAACGCCGCCTATGAGTTCCGCCTGCCCGCGACCGGCACAGTCCCCCATGCTCTGATCGAGTTGTTCGACAGCGAGGAGGAGGCTTTTGAGGCCGTCGCTCAGGCTTACAACCGCTATACGCTGCTGCTGGACACCTACGATCCGCGCCGCGCTATTCACACGGCAATCGAGGTGGCGCTGCGTGCTCAGGAGACCCTGGGCCATACGCTGGCCGCTGTGCGCATCGATAGCGGCGACCTGGTGGCCGATAGCCTCTACATCCGCGAGCAGCTTGATAAGGCGGGCCTGCAACAGGTACGTATCCTGGCCAGCGGCGACCTGGACGAGTGGAAGATTCTGGAGCTGCTGCAGGCCGGTGCCGCCATCGATGCGTTCGGCGTCGGCACGGCCCTGGGAAGCGGCGCCGGCTCGGTCGAGCGCGGGATCGCCGGCGGCTCGCTCGGCGCGGTCTACAAGGAGGTCTGGTACGTTGATGAAAACGGCACGGAGTATCCCAAAGTCAAGCTGGCCAGCGAGAAATCGACCTGGCCGGGCAAGAAAGAGATCTATCGCCACCCCCAGTGGGAGGAGGATGTGGTGCAATTGGCCCACGAGCCGGCCCCCGTCGGCTACCATCGCCTGTTGAAGCCCGTGATGCGCAATGGCGAGATGGTGCCCGGCAGCCTGCCCCCACTCTCGGAGATCCGCGAGCTGGCTCAGCAAAACCTGGCCGCTCTGCCCGAGAAGTACCGGGCGCTGACGGTGCAGGAGCCCTATCCCGTGCGCTTCAGCGAGGGACTGCAGGTGCTGCGTCGTCAGGCGGCCCGCATCGTGGGGGTCGAACTGCCCGAGTAG
- a CDS encoding FAD binding domain-containing protein — protein sequence MIPAAFEYHPATSVDEAIALLSQYGDDAKLLAGGHSLIPTMKLRLAQPAHLIDIGRIPGLSYIREEGNVVAVGALTTYATIERSEVLRRHFALLPECASVIGDPQVRNRGTIGGSISHADPSADMPGAVRALKAEIRVRGPNGERTVAADDFFLGTFTTALEPGEMVTEIRFPLPPARTGSAYTKLANKASHYAVAGCAAVVTLGADGACTAASVVITGAGMMPTRAAAVEAALVGKQLDEAAVAEAASHAAEGLELMEDIHGSKQYRAQMAAVMARRAILKAAERARG from the coding sequence ATGATTCCTGCCGCTTTTGAGTATCATCCTGCGACCTCGGTGGATGAGGCCATTGCCCTGCTCTCGCAGTACGGTGATGATGCCAAGCTGCTGGCCGGCGGCCATAGTCTGATCCCAACGATGAAGCTGCGTCTGGCTCAGCCGGCTCACTTGATCGATATTGGCCGTATTCCGGGCCTTTCTTATATTCGTGAAGAGGGTAATGTGGTGGCGGTGGGTGCCTTGACGACCTATGCGACGATTGAGCGCTCGGAGGTCTTGCGCCGGCATTTTGCCCTCTTGCCCGAGTGCGCTTCGGTGATCGGTGATCCGCAGGTGCGCAACCGGGGGACGATCGGCGGCAGTATTTCGCATGCTGATCCGTCGGCGGACATGCCGGGGGCGGTGCGGGCCTTGAAGGCGGAGATTCGTGTGCGCGGCCCCAATGGGGAGCGAACGGTCGCGGCGGATGATTTCTTTCTGGGGACCTTCACGACGGCCCTGGAGCCGGGCGAGATGGTGACGGAGATTCGTTTCCCGCTGCCGCCGGCGCGCACGGGCAGCGCCTACACGAAGCTGGCTAATAAGGCGTCGCACTATGCGGTCGCGGGTTGCGCGGCGGTGGTGACGCTGGGGGCCGATGGCGCTTGTACGGCTGCCAGTGTGGTGATTACGGGGGCGGGTATGATGCCAACACGGGCAGCGGCGGTGGAGGCGGCCCTGGTGGGCAAGCAACTGGACGAGGCAGCGGTGGCCGAGGCGGCCAGTCATGCCGCTGAGGGCCTGGAGCTGATGGAGGATATCCACGGTTCAAAACAGTATCGGGCGCAGATGGCCGCTGTGATGGCGCGCCGTGCCATTCTGAAGGCTGCCGAGCGCGCGCGCGGCTAG
- a CDS encoding MiaB/RimO family radical SAM methylthiotransferase, with translation MTTTATIPKGKYHIWTVGCQMNQADSQRIQSMLDELGWEEASLEQANLVVLNTCSVRRAPEEKAHNLLVRLKQMKERRSDLLIALMGCMIGNQKTIDELTHRYPHIDLLFKVEQADILPRFLEERWTPISGAGCLDIEYQDESGQLHQLQPLPWEAETETEGRPHQHQSQPAPTIATSLSRSGQRTVLPMAITPRPGERVAHYPTKIEARYVAPTAWLPVILGCNKVCTYCIVPYRRGRERSRPLAEVYAEAQSLVAKGARELTLLGQTIEAYGLDLPGQPDLADLMEKLSEIDGLKRIRFMTSYPRHMTDRMIQRMAALPKVCEHVNIPVQSGDDAVLLRMKRGYTIAEYRELIAKLRAWWPGVTLSTDVIVGFCGETEEEFQHTLDLLEEIRFDVVHVAAYSPRPGTVAARWSDDVPLAEKKRRLHAVEEVQARIALELNEQYVGRVEEVLIEESNTLHGRRQWKGRNRGNKLVYFPPADDEGHLSFHDGREAGVDLEALRPGDLVQVRIERATAWSLQGCAVAV, from the coding sequence ATGACCACAACTGCCACCATTCCCAAGGGGAAGTACCACATCTGGACGGTCGGCTGTCAGATGAATCAGGCCGACTCGCAGCGCATTCAGAGCATGCTTGATGAGTTGGGGTGGGAAGAGGCGAGCCTGGAGCAGGCCAATCTGGTCGTGCTCAATACCTGCAGCGTGCGCCGGGCGCCCGAGGAGAAAGCCCACAATCTGCTGGTGCGCCTCAAGCAGATGAAGGAGCGGCGCAGCGATCTGCTGATTGCTCTGATGGGCTGCATGATCGGCAATCAAAAGACCATCGACGAGCTGACGCACCGCTATCCCCATATCGATCTGCTCTTCAAGGTAGAGCAGGCCGATATCCTGCCGCGCTTCCTCGAAGAGCGCTGGACGCCTATCTCCGGAGCGGGCTGCCTGGATATCGAGTATCAGGATGAGAGCGGCCAGCTGCACCAGCTCCAGCCGCTGCCGTGGGAGGCGGAGACGGAGACGGAGGGGCGCCCCCATCAGCATCAGAGTCAGCCGGCGCCGACCATCGCCACCTCGCTCAGTCGCAGCGGGCAGCGCACGGTCTTGCCAATGGCCATCACGCCACGCCCTGGCGAGCGCGTGGCCCACTATCCGACCAAGATCGAGGCGCGCTATGTGGCGCCTACCGCCTGGCTGCCGGTGATCTTGGGCTGCAATAAGGTCTGCACCTACTGCATTGTCCCCTACCGCCGGGGCCGTGAGCGCAGCCGCCCGCTGGCGGAGGTCTACGCCGAAGCGCAGTCCCTGGTGGCCAAGGGCGCCCGCGAGCTGACACTGCTCGGCCAGACCATCGAGGCCTATGGCCTCGATCTGCCTGGTCAGCCCGATCTGGCCGACTTGATGGAGAAGCTGAGCGAGATCGACGGCCTCAAGCGCATTCGCTTTATGACCTCCTACCCGCGTCACATGACGGATCGCATGATCCAGCGCATGGCAGCCCTGCCCAAGGTCTGCGAGCATGTCAATATTCCTGTGCAGTCGGGCGACGACGCCGTGCTGCTCCGCATGAAGCGCGGCTATACCATCGCCGAGTACCGCGAGCTGATCGCCAAGCTGCGCGCCTGGTGGCCCGGTGTGACGCTCTCGACGGATGTCATCGTCGGCTTCTGCGGCGAGACCGAGGAGGAGTTTCAGCATACGCTCGACCTGCTGGAGGAGATCCGCTTCGATGTGGTTCACGTGGCCGCCTACTCACCTCGCCCGGGCACGGTGGCGGCCCGCTGGTCCGACGATGTGCCGCTGGCCGAGAAGAAGCGCCGGCTGCACGCCGTTGAGGAAGTGCAGGCCCGCATTGCTCTGGAGCTGAATGAGCAGTATGTGGGACGAGTGGAGGAGGTGCTGATCGAGGAGAGCAATACGCTGCATGGCCGCCGTCAGTGGAAGGGCCGCAACCGCGGCAATAAGCTGGTTTACTTCCCTCCCGCTGATGACGAAGGACATCTGTCCTTCCACGATGGACGCGAGGCGGGCGTCGATCTGGAGGCGCTGCGCCCCGGCGACCTGGTGCAGGTGCGCATCGAGCGCGCGACGGCCTGGTCCTTGCAGGGTTGCGCCGTTGCGGTATAA
- a CDS encoding tetratricopeptide repeat protein: MTQALSAEEKARLKKQWTELAIQQALASQWQEAVVTNKNILNLFPNEAEAYNRLGKAYRELGMYAEAREAYSQTLKLNPNNTIARKNLEQLALIQEDQARINAATVAIDPVIFNEEPGKRTTTDLINLAEPQVLARVSTGEKVQLERDGHAIYVHSATGERIGQIEPRLANRLITLMEHGNRYEAAISTLDNNHVRVVISESYQHPSMVGTVSFPAQAGGELVRPYTKDSMLRYDRDEEDELLSEDEYYEGTEDSDEYSDLDFESGSDVEE, translated from the coding sequence ATGACGCAAGCGCTATCGGCGGAGGAGAAGGCCCGGCTGAAAAAGCAGTGGACGGAGCTGGCCATTCAGCAGGCCCTGGCTAGCCAGTGGCAGGAAGCGGTGGTCACGAATAAGAATATCTTGAACCTCTTCCCAAATGAGGCCGAGGCCTACAACCGCCTGGGCAAGGCCTACCGCGAGCTGGGCATGTACGCCGAGGCCCGCGAGGCCTACTCACAGACGCTCAAGCTCAATCCCAATAATACGATCGCGCGCAAGAATCTGGAACAGCTCGCCTTGATCCAGGAGGATCAGGCCCGCATCAATGCCGCCACTGTCGCTATCGACCCGGTGATCTTCAATGAGGAGCCAGGCAAGCGGACAACCACCGACCTGATCAACCTGGCCGAACCCCAGGTGCTGGCCCGCGTCAGCACCGGCGAGAAGGTCCAGCTTGAGCGCGATGGCCATGCGATCTACGTGCACTCCGCTACAGGTGAGCGGATCGGCCAGATTGAGCCGCGGCTGGCTAACCGCCTGATCACGTTGATGGAGCACGGCAATCGCTACGAGGCCGCGATCTCAACACTGGATAACAACCACGTCCGCGTGGTGATCAGTGAGTCCTATCAGCATCCGAGCATGGTGGGGACGGTGAGCTTCCCAGCCCAGGCCGGTGGTGAACTCGTCAGACCGTACACCAAGGATAGCATGCTGCGCTACGACCGCGATGAGGAGGATGAGCTGCTCAGCGAGGACGAGTACTACGAGGGCACCGAGGATAGCGATGAGTACAGCGACCTCGATTTCGAGTCCGGCAGCGATGTCGAGGAGTAA
- a CDS encoding xanthine dehydrogenase family protein molybdopterin-binding subunit encodes MGIAALVGTPIKRREDPRLITGQATYVDDLKLPGMLYMAVLRSPYGHARIRSINTEAAKQAPGVVAVYTAQDLKGVVGTIPVAAPLPPHITNGMGRRGPLAEGKVRFFGDPVAVVIAESRYGARDALDLIEVDYEPLPAVVDPEKAAQPDAPLLYEEFGTNVAASVRPPTDEIDRVFAETQANGGVVVKQRIVNQRLAPSPMETRGVVAEFRKADRTLTIWSSSQIPHLLRNYLAEQLGLPQHQVRVIVPEVGGGFGCKLNIYPEEALAAFAAMKTGRPVKWIEDRSENLAVTIHGRDQIDYVEVAATREGKITGLKVHVVSDLGAYLQFFTDVIAIAFTLPMICGCYDIPVAYGSCDIVFTNKAPTDAYRGAGRPEAAYIAERAVDLVAHALGKDPAEVRMINFVKPEQFPHKMATGTVYDSGNYQLALEKAMQLIGYQQLRAEQAQKRAQGKLMGIGISSYVEICGIGPKGLTPFGLYESARVRVDQSGDVLIYTGASPHGQGEETTFAQIAADEFGIPIERVLVLHGDTDSTPEGRGTYGSRTTAVGGTAVYNAVQKLKEKMKQIAAHMLEASPADVTLEDGKFSVTGAPQKAVTFAEVAAAANFSNTLPPGIEPGLETTVFFEPEACTFPFGTHICVVEIDKDTGEVHLRRYVAVDDCGRQLNPLLVAGQIHGGIVQGVGQALFEGVVYDENGQLLTSTFMDYAMPLASELPPFELDHTVTPTPYNPLGVKGVGEAGTIAATPAVAAAVADALGLPHVDIPLTPERIWRIIQQQQAQPQA; translated from the coding sequence ATGGGTATTGCTGCACTGGTTGGTACGCCGATTAAGCGGCGCGAAGATCCCCGTCTGATCACCGGTCAAGCGACCTACGTCGACGATCTCAAGCTCCCCGGCATGCTTTACATGGCTGTCTTGCGCAGCCCCTACGGCCACGCGCGCATTCGCAGCATCAATACGGAGGCCGCTAAACAGGCGCCGGGTGTGGTGGCGGTCTACACAGCGCAGGACCTCAAGGGAGTGGTTGGCACTATCCCGGTGGCGGCGCCGTTGCCGCCGCACATCACCAATGGTATGGGCCGGCGTGGGCCGCTGGCTGAGGGCAAGGTCCGTTTCTTCGGCGATCCGGTGGCGGTGGTGATCGCCGAGAGCCGCTACGGGGCGCGCGATGCCCTCGATCTGATCGAGGTTGACTACGAGCCGCTGCCGGCGGTGGTTGATCCTGAGAAGGCGGCTCAGCCCGATGCGCCTTTGCTCTATGAGGAGTTCGGGACGAATGTGGCCGCTTCGGTGCGTCCCCCGACCGATGAGATCGACCGTGTCTTTGCCGAGACCCAGGCCAACGGCGGCGTTGTGGTCAAGCAGCGTATTGTCAATCAGCGTCTGGCCCCTTCGCCGATGGAGACGCGCGGGGTGGTGGCGGAGTTCCGCAAGGCGGATCGCACGCTGACCATCTGGAGCTCCTCGCAGATTCCTCATCTGTTGCGCAACTACCTGGCCGAGCAGCTGGGTCTGCCGCAGCATCAGGTACGGGTGATTGTGCCCGAGGTCGGTGGTGGCTTCGGCTGCAAGCTCAATATTTATCCTGAAGAGGCCCTGGCCGCCTTTGCGGCGATGAAGACGGGCCGCCCGGTGAAGTGGATCGAGGACCGCAGCGAGAATCTGGCGGTGACTATCCACGGACGCGACCAGATCGATTATGTGGAGGTAGCGGCGACGCGCGAGGGGAAGATCACTGGTTTGAAGGTCCATGTGGTCTCGGATCTGGGCGCCTACCTGCAGTTCTTTACGGATGTGATCGCGATTGCCTTTACGCTGCCGATGATCTGCGGCTGCTACGATATCCCGGTGGCCTATGGCAGTTGCGATATTGTTTTCACCAATAAGGCGCCGACCGACGCCTATCGCGGAGCGGGCCGGCCCGAGGCGGCTTATATCGCGGAGCGGGCCGTCGATCTGGTGGCTCATGCCCTGGGCAAAGATCCTGCCGAGGTGCGCATGATCAATTTTGTGAAGCCGGAGCAGTTCCCGCATAAGATGGCCACCGGTACAGTCTACGATAGTGGCAATTATCAGCTGGCCCTGGAGAAGGCCATGCAGTTGATCGGCTATCAGCAGCTGCGCGCCGAGCAGGCTCAGAAGCGAGCCCAGGGGAAGCTGATGGGGATTGGCATCTCTTCCTATGTGGAGATCTGCGGCATTGGTCCCAAGGGCTTGACCCCCTTTGGTCTGTATGAGAGCGCGCGGGTGCGCGTCGATCAGAGCGGCGATGTCTTGATCTATACGGGGGCCTCGCCGCACGGCCAGGGCGAGGAGACGACCTTCGCGCAGATTGCCGCCGATGAGTTTGGCATTCCAATCGAGCGCGTGCTGGTGCTGCACGGCGATACCGATTCGACGCCCGAGGGACGTGGCACTTACGGCAGCCGCACGACGGCGGTGGGCGGAACGGCGGTCTATAATGCAGTGCAGAAGCTGAAGGAGAAGATGAAGCAGATCGCCGCCCATATGCTGGAGGCCAGTCCGGCGGATGTGACGCTGGAGGATGGCAAGTTCTCGGTGACTGGAGCGCCGCAGAAGGCGGTGACCTTCGCTGAGGTGGCGGCGGCGGCCAATTTCTCGAATACGTTGCCGCCGGGGATCGAGCCGGGACTGGAGACGACGGTTTTCTTTGAGCCGGAAGCCTGTACCTTCCCGTTCGGGACGCATATCTGCGTTGTGGAGATCGATAAGGATACGGGCGAGGTGCATCTGAGACGCTATGTGGCCGTCGATGATTGCGGTCGCCAGTTGAATCCGTTGCTGGTGGCGGGCCAGATCCACGGGGGCATTGTTCAGGGGGTCGGGCAAGCGCTCTTTGAGGGCGTGGTCTACGATGAGAATGGCCAGTTGCTGACGTCGACGTTTATGGACTATGCGATGCCGTTGGCTTCGGAGCTGCCGCCTTTTGAGCTGGATCATACGGTGACGCCAACGCCGTATAATCCGCTCGGGGTCAAGGGCGTGGGCGAGGCCGGGACGATCGCGGCGACGCCAGCGGTCGCTGCGGCGGTGGCCGATGCGCTCGGTCTGCCGCATGTCGATATCCCGTTGACGCCCGAGCGCATCTGGCGGATTATCCAGCAGCAACAGGCCCAGCCTCAGGCGTGA